In the Salvia miltiorrhiza cultivar Shanhuang (shh) chromosome 8, IMPLAD_Smil_shh, whole genome shotgun sequence genome, tcctattttatattttaaaagttatatatatagggaaaagttctattgagaaagacaaatatttaaagaaatGAGAAACAATCTCATTCATTGATCATGATCCATCAAACGGTCcagaattaagaataaatatCGTGTCtagattttgatgaacatatcaataattgttGTAAACATGTCGGTAATTTTCTATGAACGGacgtatttgttgaaaagatgtacgtatttgtttaaaatttcgCACTCCAGGATTCGATCCTCAAACGTCCCcgaacgttcaataaaattattgctaTGTTCATAAAAAACTATTGACATGTTCAACGTTCCTAActttcaggaaaaaaaaaataataataatttctcCATAGAACCTAACCTTTGAAAATGatttaattatgattataatCACGTTTAAATTTTTAGCGAATTTTAGTTTATATAGCTTCAATAATGCATCTACAGATTTGAGCCCACCACACTGCTACATGTACAGAGAGATGAAGATATGTTGTTTTGTCGAAAATCGGAGAAGGGTGCTTTTCGACCGGGAAGTCACAGCTTCAAACGATCTGTTATCTTTCATCTCTGGTACTTCTCCAATTACAGGTTGTGCAGATGGTTGGATTTGGCGAGCGACAAAGGAGGGCATGTATACAACAAAGTCTGCATACGAAGTCATCAAAGGGCTAGGAAACGAGGCTTTGTTGGAGTCTTGTAATAGGGAAAGGTTGGCGAAAATCTGGAACATACAGGCTCCACAGAAGACGAGAGTAACGACGTGGAGAATCCTCAGGGACCGGCTGCCAACGTGTGAAAATTTGAGAAAGAGAAATATCCCACTTGGAGAGGAGGAGATTATGTGTAATGCTTGTTGTCAACATTTAGAAACGACAAATCATCTGCTTCTGTCGTGCCCGAAGACTGAAAAGGTTTGGATTGGAATTCATTGGTGGCTGGGAATAAAAGCAGCGTGGCCTCAATCGGTTGAGGCTCACTTCGATCTGTTCACAAATCTTGACAAAGGAAATGAAGGTCGACTTTTTCTTGCGACAGTTTGGGTTTGTACCACTTGGCTGTTGTGGAAACGACGTAATGAAAGCAGATTTGAGGGCAAGAATTGGGAGATCAATGACGTGATCGAAGAAGTGAAAGTGAGgatgtggagttggaacaagATCTTTGGACTACTTGATAAGGAAATTAGTTCTCAAGCTTGGTTCTCTTGTGTATTTCCTCTTGCTCTTGTGTAATTTggtggtacctctggtaccattATCTCTTCtaataaatttctttttctgataaaaataaaaataaaaataaataatagttaCGTTTTTCATTTTTCCCCTATGATAGTTTTAAACTCCTAAAGCGTCAGTTGCTCTTTGTTGTCGGTGTAATTTGGATTTCTataaacttattttattttccagGAGTTTCCATAATGGaaataagagaaagaaaatgtTAGTGTGTTTTCttcatataaataataaaaacaaagtattgtttta is a window encoding:
- the LOC130998000 gene encoding uncharacterized protein LOC130998000 codes for the protein MYREMKICCFVENRRRVLFDREVTASNDLLSFISGTSPITGCADGWIWRATKEGMYTTKSAYEVIKGLGNEALLESCNRERLAKIWNIQAPQKTRVTTWRILRDRLPTCENLRKRNIPLGEEEIMCNACCQHLETTNHLLLSCPKTEKVWIGIHWWLGIKAAWPQSVEAHFDLFTNLDKGNEGRLFLATVWVCTTWLLWKRRNESRFEGKNWEINDVIEEVKVRMWSWNKIFGLLDKEISSQAWFSCVFPLALV